The following proteins come from a genomic window of Patescibacteria group bacterium:
- a CDS encoding O-antigen ligase family protein codes for MEWFAVILWLSVLVIVSWRTPEYGVYILAATTPLYLVRLSLVGLPTTLLELELLVLAGVVVLKYRYALLGACRVRTRIEKALAVSIIAFVISASVSVVVSPDMRAALGIWRAYILEPLLFFIIIISVITTPQQIRRMVVVCGIGAVIIALVSIAQVLTGYGIPEPWAAERRATSFFPYPNAVGLYLAPLIPLVVALAAGRGRITQKAALGVVGILLVGIAAAQTTGALVALAVTGVIGGVLWSKTSRQWVLRVIVVGALIATITPVVRDQLVKKLSFNTWSGTVRQIMWGETLPMLRDHWFTGAGLAGYQKAFEPYHKAKAIEIFLYPHSIVLNFWSELGLYGLISVVFLVAVYFVLLVFARSRENRALVYGLGGAMIVILVHGSVDVPYFKNDLAIMWWMFFALALILYRQRRAAL; via the coding sequence ATGGAATGGTTTGCTGTAATACTATGGCTTAGCGTACTAGTGATCGTATCGTGGCGGACGCCTGAGTATGGGGTGTATATACTGGCTGCTACAACCCCCCTGTATCTTGTGAGGCTTTCTCTTGTGGGTTTACCAACAACGCTACTAGAGCTCGAACTTCTAGTGCTCGCAGGTGTTGTTGTTCTCAAGTATCGCTATGCATTACTTGGAGCATGCAGAGTGCGAACGCGCATCGAAAAAGCTCTTGCAGTAAGTATCATCGCTTTTGTGATTTCTGCAAGTGTGTCGGTTGTCGTATCGCCTGATATGCGAGCGGCACTTGGCATATGGCGAGCATATATACTTGAACCGCTTCTTTTTTTCATCATCATCATTTCGGTTATCACAACACCACAGCAGATCAGGCGTATGGTGGTGGTATGCGGCATAGGCGCAGTTATTATTGCGCTTGTGTCGATTGCCCAAGTATTGACAGGATACGGCATCCCTGAGCCATGGGCAGCGGAGCGGCGAGCGACAAGCTTTTTCCCCTACCCAAATGCCGTGGGGTTGTATCTCGCTCCCCTTATTCCTTTGGTAGTGGCCTTGGCGGCGGGGAGGGGACGCATCACACAGAAAGCGGCGCTAGGTGTTGTTGGCATACTACTTGTGGGTATTGCTGCCGCACAAACAACAGGAGCGCTTGTGGCGCTTGCTGTGACTGGTGTTATTGGCGGAGTTTTATGGAGTAAGACCTCGCGACAATGGGTGTTGCGAGTGATTGTAGTAGGGGCGCTTATCGCTACTATTACACCAGTCGTTCGCGATCAACTTGTTAAAAAACTATCATTCAATACATGGTCGGGAACAGTGAGGCAGATTATGTGGGGCGAAACACTCCCCATGCTCCGCGATCACTGGTTTACCGGCGCGGGACTCGCAGGATACCAGAAAGCATTTGAGCCATACCACAAAGCAAAAGCAATAGAAATCTTTTTGTATCCCCACTCTATTGTGTTAAATTTTTGGAGCGAGCTGGGATTGTATGGACTTATAAGCGTTGTTTTTCTTGTTGCTGTGTATTTTGTACTTCTTGTATTTGCACGAAGCAGAGAGAATCGAGCGCTGGTATATGGTCTGGGAGGTGCGATGATTGTGATTCTGGTGCACGGCAGTGTGGATGTGCCGTATTTTAAAAATGACCTAGCGATTATGTGGTGGATGTTTTTTGCGCTTGCGCTTATACTTTATAGACAAAGGAGAGCGGCACTATGA